Proteins found in one Salmo salar chromosome ssa26, Ssal_v3.1, whole genome shotgun sequence genomic segment:
- the tbb3 gene encoding tubulin beta-3 chain, protein MREIVHLQAGQCGNQIGAKFWEVISDEHGISPTGNYEGDSPLQLERISVYYNEASSSKYVPRAILVDLEPGTMDSVRSGTYGQLFRPDNFIFGQSGAGNNWAKGHYTEGAELVDSVLDVVRKECENCDCLQGFQLTHSLGGGTGSGMGTLLISKIREEYPDRIMNTFSVVPSPKVSDTVVEPYNATLSIHQLLENTDETYCIDNEALYDICFRTLKLPTPTYGDLNHLVSATMSGVTTSFRFPGQLNADLRKLAVNMVPFPRLHFFMPGFAPLTARGSACYNALSVPELTQQLFDAKNMMAACDPRHGRYLTVAMVFRGQMSMKEVDEQMLAIQSKNSSYFVEWIPNNVKVAVCNIPPRGLKMSATFIGNNTAIQELFKRISEQFTAMFRRKAFLHWYTGEGMDEMEFTEAESNMNDLVSEYQQYQDATTEEEGEMYEDDEEESESQAR, encoded by the exons ATGAGGGAAATCGTTCACCTTCAAGCCGGCCAATGTGGCAACCAGATCGGAGCCAAG TTCTGGGAGGTGATCAGTGATGAACATGGCATCAGCCCTACAGGGAACTATGAGGGCGACTCCCCACTGCAGCTGGAGAGGATCAGTGTCTACTACAATGAGGCCTCAT CCTCTAAGTACGTCCCCAGGGCCATCCTAGTAGACCTGGAGCCAGGAACTATGGACAGTGTTCGCTCTGGGACCTACGGACAACTCTTCAGACCAGACAACTTCATCTTCG GTCAGAGTGGAGCTGGTAACAACTGGGCTAAGGGCCACTACACAGAGGGGGCAGAGCTGGTGGACTCAGTACTGGATGTAGTCAGGAAGGAATGTGAGAACTGTGACTGTCTCCAGGGCTTCCAGCTCACCCACTCCCTGGGAGGGGGCACAGGCTCTGGCATGGGGACCCTGCTCATCAGCAAGATCCGGGAAGAGTACCCTGACCGAATCATGAACACCTTCAGCGTGGTGCCCTCCCCTAAAGTATCAGACACAGTGGTGGAGCCCTACAACGCCACCCTGTCCATCCATCAGCTGCTGGAGAACACAGACGAAACCTACTGCATTGACAACGAGGCGCTTTACGACATCTGCTTCCGCACGCTCAAGCTCCCCACGCCCACCTACGGAGACCTCAACCACCTGGTGTCGGCCACCATGAGCGGTGTTACTACCTCCTTCCGCTTCCCCGGCCAGCTCAATGCTGACCTCCGCAAACTGGCTGTCAACATGGTGCCCTTCCCCCGTCTGCACTTCTTCATGCCTGGCTTCGCCCCCCTCACGGCGCGTGGCAGTGCGTGCTACAATGCACTGTCTGTGCCTGAGCTCACCCAGCAGTTGTTTGACGCCAAGAACATGATGGCCGCTTGCGACCCGCGTCACGGACGCTACCTGACCGTGGCCATGGTGTTCCGTGGTCAGATGTCTATGAAGGAGGTGGACGAACAGATGTTGGCCATCCAGAGTAAGAACAGCAGCTACTTCGTTGAATGGATCCCCAACAACGTGAAAGTGGCCGTCTGTAACATCCCGCCCCGTGGTCTCAAGATGTCCGCCACCTTTATCGGGAACAACACAGCCATCCAGGAGCTGTTCAAGCGCATCTCCGAGCAGTTCACCGCCATGTTTCGCCGCAAGGCCTTCCTGCACTGGTACACCGGAGAGGGCATGGACGAGATGGAGTTCACCGAGGCAGAGAGCAACATGAACGACCTGGTGTCAGAGTACCAGCAGTACCAGGACGCCACCaccgaggaggagggagagatgtatGAAGACGATGAGGAAGAGTCGGAGAGCCAGGCCCGGTGA